DNA from Salvelinus fontinalis isolate EN_2023a unplaced genomic scaffold, ASM2944872v1 scaffold_0103, whole genome shotgun sequence:
CAGACTAGCTGTAATCAGTCATATCCCCAGACTAGCTGTAATCAGTCATATCCCCAGACTAGATGTTACCAGTCATATCCCCAGACTAGCTGTTATCAGTCATGTCACCAGACTAGATGTTATCAGTCATGTCCCCAGACTAGATGTTATCAGTCATGTCCCCAGACTAGATGTTATCAGTCATATCCCCAGACTAGCTGTTATCAGTCATATCCCCAGACTAGCTGTTATCGGTCATATCCCCAGACTAGCTGTTATCAGTCATATCCCCAGACTAGCTGTTATCAGTCATATCCCCAGACTAGCTGTTATCAGTCATATCCTCAGACTAGCTGTTATTAGTCATATCCTCAGACTAGCTGTAATCAGTCATATCCCCAGACTAGCTGTAATCAGTCATATCCCCAGACTAGCTCTTATCAGTCATATCCCCAGACTAGCTGTTATCAGTCATATCCCCAGACTAGCTCTTATCAGTCATATCCCCAGACTAGCTCTTATCAGTCATATCCCCAGACTAGCTCTTATCAGTCATATCCCCAGACTAGCTTTTATCAGTCATATCCCCAGACTAGCTGTTATCAGTCATTTCCCCAGACTAACTGTTACCAGTCATATCCCCAGACTAGATGTTATCAGTCATATCCCCAGACTAGCTCTTATCAGTCATATCCCCAGACTAGCTGTTATTAGTCATATCCTCAGACTAGCTGTAATCAGTCATATCCCCAGACTAGCTGTAATCAGTCATATCCCCAGACTAGCTGTTATCAGTCATTTCCCCAGACTAGCTGTAATCAGTCATATCCCCAGACTAGCTGTTATCAGTCATATCCCCAGACTAGCTGTTATCAGTCATATCCTTAGACTAGCTGTAATCAGTCATATCCCCAGACTAGCTGTTATCAGTCATATCCCCAGACTAGCTCTTATCAGTCATATCCCCAGACTAGCTGTTATCAGTCATTTCCCCAGACTAGCTGTAATCAGTCATATCCCCAGACTAGCTGTAATCAGTCATATCCCCAGACTAGCTGTTATCAGTCATATCCTTAGACTAGCTGTTATCAGTCATatcagggaaggagggatggttagagggatacacacacacacacacaaacacgcacacgcacacgcatataGACACAGATAGAAGATTAGAGCCTCCAAAGCCTGGCTAAGGGGAACATTTTCTACAGCAACGGTCATTTAAATTACTTTAAGGTTTTAAAACAATTCTAATAAATTAACTAGCTGTtttattttcatattccatcAATTATTTACTGAGTTATAGAACATGACAAAGTTTAGGAATTGAAGTAGGAATTACAGGTATTGTCAGATGTCACAACAAACGTTATGTACTCATATATAAATGTATCCTCCTGCACATCTCCTCCTGCAACGCCCTCTagtgctcatcctgtgtctccttgacctgccgccactcccccagtactctctccctctccctctctctctccctctccctctctctctctctgtgtgtgattgtgtgggcggagacaggtgtgctggagtcagagcagatccccaccagctgcaacccgttccataatcaagacctctacaaatactcagccctgcgctttccacactgccagatcgtaatctctgctcagtcagtctatgCATCTAGCTATGTGTTAATATTCAGATCCTGTTACCCTGCTGGGCCTGTTTTCCTGCCTGACGCTGTTTTCCTCGCCGCTAAAGTTCTGcctgctctgactctggtccctgtctccagttccacatctcgtcatcctgctactctgtcctggattccccactctactactcccttggattcccctctggatctgcttaccctgtctcaacccctctcgctccagcttcagcctccgcacctggtctCTAGCAACCCGCCcgagcttcccctggcctgcactcCAATCCGCCCTGTGTTTCAAGAAATACCTTGGTTACAACAGGTCTAGGTAAatcttacattgaaatgctttcTTTCAAGATTTTAACCAACAACTCAGTTTTAGGACAAATACAACTTAAGTTAAAAAAaaagataaataaaaaataagaaataaaagtaacaaataattaaagagcaagagtaaaataacaatagcgaggctacagTGGTTGCTCAACTAATAGTTTTGAGATTATgccgcgggacttagaggtaatttgtggtttagtacgttaCCCTGCGTCACTGTGTCAATGCTCCAGACGACCataagggggagttagagcactgattatgcttactggaaaatactctttcaaaatgaaTTGAAGAGGCAAGCGGACGGGGGAAAAGACAGCATTTAGAGGTCAAGACAGCGCTGCTCTGacacaagcatggggactggtcttgataaatcaatgagatatTATTTTCACtaaatctccgtttgggtattggttagactacaattagggtgtggaaatgttaggattattttgctcttactgtagtactgtagcctacttcctaccggtcacgttgtacagcaccaTTATGGGCTCTTAGCAGGACAATAAGATATTTTGTGCATGGCAATTGATCAGCATTTTAAACTTTGAGGATGGAACCTCCCTAGTGGTGCATCGCAGTGCAAACTGccttgctacagatgctggttcgataCCCGTCCGTGCatcgaccgggagacccatgaggcgacggTGGGCTTTAAGTTTCTCTCCCTATTAAAAACATAAagaattctaaataacaaactggctttctTTTTCAAATtaataagaatgtctcaccccatgttcaagaatggccttttttctcactcactttcggttatttgaaaactgaataatctccaaaatatagttattttttaaacaaggacTTGAAAATGAGATCGTGAACTCTGCAAGTTCGGGGCCTCACCTGTTtagataaaaatatatttatgtaAAAATaatttataatattttttttgcctgttttgcatgttatttttgcaATAAATAAAGTCACgtagtttgcaaacaatgttaaaaaaaaaatattgagttaataaagccgaatacaaacatggtctctgtcttgagtaaggcagctccaaaatgccggtgtttcagcctagctcagtgctttctgtggtacagaagagagaacagtcctcctagactccatgttagatcaactattatacagtagagaacagtcctcctagactccatgttagatcaactattatacagtagagaacagtccttctagactccatgttagatcaactattatacagtagagaacagtccttctagactccatgttagatcaactattatacagtagagaacagtcctcctagactccatgttagatcaactattatacagtagagaacagtccttctagactccatgttagatcaactattatacagtagagaacagtccttctagactccatgttagatTAACTAGTAtacagtagagagaacagtccttctagactccatgttggatcaactattatacagtagagaacagtccttctagactccatgttagatcaactattatacagtagagaacagtccttctagactccatgttagatcaactattatacagtagagaacagtccttctagactccacgttagatcaactattatacagtagagaacagtccttctagactccacgttagatcaactattatacagtagagaacagtccttctagactccatgttagatcaactattatacagtagagagaacagtccttctagactccatgttagatcaactattatacagtagagaacagtccttcaagactccatgttagatcaactattatacagtagagaacagtccttctagactccatgttagatcaactattatacagtagagaacagtcctcatagactccatgttagatcaactattatacagtagagaacagtccttctagactccatgttagatcaactattatacagtagagaacagtccttctagactccatgttagatcaactattatacagtagagaacagtccttctagactccatgttagatcaactattatacagtagagaacagtccttctagactccatgttagatcaactattatacagtagagaacagtcatcatagactccatgttagatcaactattatacagtagagagaacagtccttctagactccatgttagatcaactattatacagtagagaacagtccttctagactccatgttagatcaactattatacagtagagaacagtccttctagactccatgttagatcaactattatacagtagagaacagtccttctagactccatgttagatcaactattatacagtagagaacagtccttctagactccatgttagatcaactattatacagtagagaacagtccttctagactccatgttagatcaactattatacagtagagaacagtccttctagactccatgttagatcaacatttatacagtagagaacagtccttctagactccatgttaaatcaactattatacagtagagaacagtccttctagactccatgttagatcaactattatacagtagagaacagtccttctagactccatgttagatcaactattatacagtagagaacagtccttctagactccatgttagatcaactattatacagtagagaacagtcctcatagactccatgttagatcaactagtaaacagtagagaacagtccttctagactccatgttagatcaactattatacagtagagaacagtccttctagactccatgttagatcaactattatacagtagagagaacagtccttctagactccatgttagatcaactattatacagtagagaacagtccttctagactccatgttagatcaactattatacagtagagaacagtccatctagactccatgttagatcaacatttatacagtagagaacagtccttctagactccatgttaaatcaactattatacagtagagaacagtccttctagactccacgttagatcaactattatacagtagagaacagtccttctagactccatgttagatcaactattatacagtagagaacagtccttctagactccatgttagatcaactattatacagtagagaacagtccttctagactccatgttagatcaactattagacagtagagaacagtccatctagactccatgttagatcaactattatacagtagagaacagtccttctagactccatgttagatcaactattatacagtagagaacagtccgtctagactccatgttagatcaactattatacagtagagagaacagtccttctagactccatgttagatcaactattatacagtagagaacagtccttcaagactccatgttagatcaactattatacagtagagaacagtccttctagactccatgttagatcaactattatacagtagagaacagtccttctagactccatgttagatcaattattatacagtagagaacagtccttctagactccatgttagatcaactattatacagtagagagaacagtccttctagactccatgttagatcaactattatacagtagagaacagtccttctagactccatgttagatcaactattatacagtagagaacagtccttctagactccatgttagatcaactattatacagtagagaacattccttctagactccatgttagatcaactattatacagtagagaacattccttctagactccatgttagatcaactattatacagtagagagaacagtccttctagactccacgttagatcaactattatacagtagagaacagtccttctagactccatgttagatcaactattatacagtagagaacagtccttctagactccatgttagatcaactattatacagtagagaacagtccttctagactccatgttagatcaactattatacagtagagaacagtccttctagactccatgttagatcaactattatacagtagagaacagtccttctagactccatgttaaatcaactattatacagtagagaacagtccttctagactccatgttagatcaactattatacagtagagaacagtccttctagactccatgttagatcaactattatacagtagagaacagtccttctagactccatgttagatcaactattatacagtagagaacagtccttctagactccatgttagatcaactattatacagtagagaacagtccttctagactccatgttagatcaactattatacagtagagaacagtccttctagactccatgttagatcaactattatacagtagagaacagtccttctagactccatgttagatcaactattatacagtagagaacagtccttctagactccatgttagatcaactattatacagtagagaacagtccttctagactccatgttagatcaactattatacagtagagaacagtccttctagactccatgttagatcaactattatacagtagagagaacagtccttctagactccatgttagatcaactattatacagtagagaacagtccttcaagactccatgttagatcaactattatacagtagagaacagtccttctagactccatgttagatcaactattatacagtagagaacagtccttctagactccatgttagatcaattattatacagtagagaacagtccttctagactccatgttagatcaactattatacagtagagagaacagtccttctagactccatgttagatcaactattatacagtagagaacagtccttcaagactccatgttagatcaactattatacagtagagaacagtccttctagactccatgttagatcaactattatacagtagagaacagtccttctagactccatgttagatcaactattatacagtagagaacagtccttctagactccatgttagatcaactattatacagtagagaacagtccttctagacttcatgttagatcaactattatacagtagagaacattccttctagactccatgttagatcaactattatacagtagagaacagtccttctagactccatgttagatcaactattatacagtagagaacattccttctagactccatgttagatcaactattatacagtagagagaacagtccttctagactccacgttagatcaactattatacagtagagaacagtccttctagactccatgttagatcaactattatacagtagagaacagtccttctagactccatgttagatcaactattatacagtagagaacagtccttctagactccatgttagatcaactattatacagtagagaacagtccttctagactccatgttagatcaactattatacagtagagaacagtccttctagactccatgttagatcaactattatacagtagagaacagtccttctagactccatgttaaatcaactattatacagtagagaacagtccttctagactccatgttagatcaactattatacagtagagaacagtccttctagactccatgttagatcaactattatacagtagagaacagtccttctagactccatgttagatcaactattatacagtagagaacagtccttctagactccatgttagatcaactattatacagtagagaacagtccttctagactccatgttagatcaactattagacagtagagaacagtccttctagactccatgttagatcagctattatacagtagagaacagtccttctagactccatgttagatcaactattatacagtagagaacagtccttctagactccatgttagatcaactattatacagtagagaacagtcctcatagactccatgttagatcaactagtaaacagtagagaacagtccttctagactccatgttagatcaactattatacagtagagaacagtccttctagactccatgttagatcaactattatacagtagagagaacagtccttctagactccatgttagatcaactattatacagtagagaacagtccttctagactccatgttagatcaactattatacagtagagaacagtccatctagactccatgttagatcaactattatacagtagagaacagtccttctagactccatgttagatcaactattatacagtagagagaacagtccttctagactccatgttagatcaactattatacagtagagaacagtccttcaagactccatgttagatcaactattagacagtagagaacagtccttctagactccatgttagatcaactattatacagtagagaacagtccttctagactccatgttagatcaactattataaattagagaacagtccttctagactccatgttagatcaactattatacagtcgagaacagtccttctagactccatgttagatcaactattatacagtagagaacagtccttctagactgcatgttagatcaactattataTAATATAGTGTGATATTTTCTCTCTGTTTATCCACTCGTATGTTTAGAATAATGCTGTTTTTCTAATATCCAACTTGGTTGGATTTGTGCGAGTAACTGATTGACTGTACATGGGAGGAATCAACACTCTCACTGTGTAGGGATTTTCACAGTACTCCCAGAACATTGCTCTGGGAACCAAAAGgagtatctcagtttcaaggaaAGAAGCCTGGTGTGGTATCAGTCAGTCTCATGCAGGAACCAACCGTGCTGAGATGACTTGTTTTTGTCGCAGAATAAAgagtctcaaatcaaatcaaactttatttgtaaaatgcgccgaatacaacaagtgtagactttaccgtgaaatgaggacttacaagcccttaacagtgcagttcaagaagagttaagaaacaATATTTACCATGTAAACTAAACTAAAAAGTAATAAAAATGAAAATGAACATCAGTGAACCTCTACGACTGTGATAATAAAGATTGATTAATTTCCTTTCAATTTAAATCCTTAGTGGTGAATTTCCAcgacaacagagagaacagtttttCTGTTATCAATTCATTGTATTGTTATTgcatatgttttgttattttattataaTGTATTATACATTTGCATTGTTATATATTGTGTGTACTTGACAAGGTATATTGATAAGCAGAAAATAGTTTCTCATTGATAGTACTTAGCATAAACTTATTTAGCAGTTCAGAGAGTACAGAGGATGAATCCTATTTCTCACAGATCCATCTGTATTTATAGGAACATTCATAGTCCCACCATTCTCCTGTGTCTGATGACCAGGAGTAGAAATATGCACAGTTCTCAGCTCTCCAACCATTAGGCTCTttactgttccaatacctgtagaagaaacaacacatagaatcagactgtccactgaaccaatacctgtaggagaaacaacacatagaatcaggctgtccactgttacaatacctgtaggagaaacaacacatagaatcagactgtccactgttccaatacctgtagaagaaacaacacatagaatcagactgtccactgttccaatacctgtaggagaaacaacacatagaatcagactgtccactgttccaatacctgtaggagaaacaacacatagaatcaggctgtccactgttccaatacctgtagaagaaacaacacagaatcaggctgtccactgttccaatacttgcaggagaaacaacacatagaatcaggctatccactgttccaatacctgtaggagaaacaacacatagaatcaggctgtccactgttccaatacctgtcggagaaacaacacatagaatcaggctgtccaatTTGAACCTCCTACTCCAGACAGTGGCATCATAGTGACATATAATTCATTAATGTCTTACGTTGTGGTCAGTGGTGTGTCGTCCACCCATTTCCAGGTCCcctcagtaacagagtcagtcagaccAATCCAGACATAGTTCTTTACTCCACATAACCAATTGACAAAAGTCTGTAGTTGTGGGAGAGAGACAACATTGTTAAAACATAGCCATTActgctcgttctctctctctctctctttttctctctacaCCACACACACCTGATCGTCTTCGCTGTTGATAACCACCAGGTCTGCTCCTCTATCTCTGCAGTCCTGTCTGCTCTCCTTCCAGGATTTGTACTCAGTAGAGACGTAGTAACAACTGCTACCAAGCTTCTTCCATCCTTGAGGACACACTGTAAGTTGAAAATGTCTTGCTTTAGTCACTTTAATACAACATTGAATTAAGTATCAATGAGACACTCAAGGAAGACACTAACTAATGGACGGTTTGGAAGTCAGTTTTTTTCTCACATATTTCCTTTAATGTAGGTTGAATTTCCGTACATGGCATGTGAACTGATAGCTGAACAGTCATTAGCCAATTTCACTCACCTTTCTGAACTAACGATTGTTTCAGACATTCTGTGTCTTTTTGTAGCTGGTCGCTTTCTTTGGTCAGGGTGTTGttactggtctgtagctggtctctctctttgatcagggtgttgtaactggtctgtagctggtctctctctttggtcagggtgttgttactggtctgtagctggtagCTCTCTTTGGTCAGGGTGTTGTTACTgctctgtagctggtctctctctttgatcagggtgttgtaactggtctgtagctggtctctttcTGCAGTCAGGGTGTTGttactggtctgtagctggtctctctctttggtCAAGGTGgtgtaactggtctgtagctggtctgtctctttggtcagggtgttgtagctggtctgtagctggtctctttcTTCGGTCAGGGTGTTGTTACTgctctgtagctggtctctctctttgatcagggtgttgtagctggtctgtagctggtctctttcTGCAGTCAGGGTGTTGttactggtctgtagctggtctctctctttggtCAAGGTGgtgtaactggtctgtagctggtctctctctttggtcagggtgttgtagctggtctgtagctggtctctttcTTCGGTCAGGGTGTTGTTACTgctctgtagctggtctctctctttgatcagggtgttgtagctggtctgtagctggtctctttcTGCAGTCAGGGTGTTGttactggtctgtagctggtctctctctttggtCAAGGTGgtgtaactggtctgtagctggtctctctctttggtcagggtgttgtagctggtctgtagctgctctctctctttgatcagggtgttgtagctggtctgtagctggtctttcTCTTtggtcaggttgttgtagctggtctgtagctggtctttcTCTTTTGTCAAGGtgttgtatctggtctgtagctggtctctctctttggcCAGGGTGTTGTATCTGgtctgtaactggtctctctctttagtcatagtgttgtTGCTGGTctgtacctggtctctctctttggTCAGGGTGTTagaactggtctgtagctggtctctctctttggtcagggtgttgtagctggtctgtagctggtctttcTCTTTTGTCAAGGtgttgtatctggtctgtagctggtctctctctttggccagggtgttgtaactggtctgtagctggtctctctctttggtcagggtgttgtaactggtctgtagctggtctctctttttggtcagtgtgttggAACTGGTCTGTAGCTGTCCTTTCTCTTTGGTCAGGgggttgtaactggtctgtagctggtctctctctttggtCAGGGTGTCGGAACTGGTGAATTGGTTTCTCTCTGTGAAATAATACAATCAACAACCAAGATAAAAGTGGAAAAGTTAATCAGACATGACCCGGATTGAGGtcaatttcaattccagtcaattcaggaagtacactgtaATTATTTTAAATTTGAAACATGTGAAATTGGAATTTGATGTATTTTCTTAATTATATTGAatagaatttaaatggaatttaaCCCTGGTCATTAGACCACTGATGATGAAGAATGTTTGAGTGAGAACATATAAAACTCACGGTAGAGTAACAGGCCTATGATCCAAGCCAgcaggagaacacacagcagccCCAGACACACTGCAGCAGTTGGGAAATGTCTCTTCCACCTCCAAAGATACACTGAAGCACATATTATTATCATAAGAACTTGATCAGTGTATATACACATGTTTTTCTTTCCAGTTGCTCTTTGAATCACGGAGGGAAATACACCAGAACTGAGTTCCAGCACCTCACATTGTCTACTGCTTGAGTTCCAGAACTTCTAACAGAATATTGGCTTAAACATATTGCAGAGTTCAGGCACCCAAAATGACTGGCGGCACCTATTTCAATCACAATCAAATTCCATTTGTTAATTGCTTCATTAAAACAACAGGTGTATGCTAATAGTGAAATGCTGACCTATGGGTCATTttccaacaatacagagagaaataaatataaatacTGACAAGGATTAAATAACGAATAACATTAacaagtaaaaataacatgggctatatacaggaagtaccaggtaataacatgtctatatacagggagtatcaatATGgtgtcgatgtgcaggggtacaaggtaaccAGAAAAtgaatgtttttagaaatgtttataaattaataaaaaatgaaaagctggagTATTGTGGGTCAAAAACTATTGAAGACagtatcccggagagggtctcatgggggatacagcaagacccggagcccagaagacgggatcccggagagggtctcatgggggatacagcaagacccggagcccagaagacggtatcccggagagggtctcatgggggatacagcaagacccggagcccagaagacgggatcccggagagggtctcatgggggatacagcaagacccggagcccagaagacgggATCCAGGAAAGGGTCTCATGGgggatacagcaagacccggagcccagaagacgggatcccggagagggtctcatgggggatacagcaagacccggagcccagaagacggtatcccggagagggtctcatgggggatacagcaagacccggagcccagaagacgggatcccggagagggtctcatgggggatacagcaagacccggagcccagaagacgggATCCAGGAAAGGGTCTCATGGGGGATACAGCAAGTcccggagcccagaagacgggatcccggagagggtctcatgggggatacagcaagacccggagcccagaagacggtatcccggagagggtctcatgggggatacagcaagacccggagcccaAAAGACGGgatcccggagagggtctcatgggggatacagcaagacccagagcccagaagacggtatcccggagagggtctcatgggggatacagcaagacccggagcccagaagacgggATCCaggagagggtctcatgggggatacagcaagacccggagcccagaagacgggatcccggagagggtctcatgggggctacagcaagacccggagcccagaagacggtatcccggagagggtctcatgggggctacagcaagacccggagcccagaagacgggatcccggagagggtctcatgggggatactgcaagacccggagcccagaagatcccgtcttctgggctccgggtcttgcagta
Protein-coding regions in this window:
- the LOC129843269 gene encoding C-type lectin domain family 4 member M-like, with amino-acid sequence MSKGIYEYTNGFEDKKPNEIKTIDIDDDIYNNQIPIMPRKKDVAGDQHSVYLWRWKRHFPTAAVCLGLLCVLLLAWIIGLLLYQRNQFTSSDTLTKERDQLQTSYNPLTKEKGQLQTSSNTLTKKRDQLQTSYNTLTKERDQLQTSYNTLAKERDQLQTRYNTLTKEKDQLQTSYNTLTKERDQLQTSSNTLTKERDQVQTSNNTMTKERDQLQTRYNTLAKERDQLQTRYNTLTKEKDQLQTSYNNLTKEKDQLQTSYNTLIKEREQLQTSYNTLTKERDQLQTSYTTLTKERDQLQTSNNTLTAERDQLQTSYNTLIKERDQLQSSNNTLTEERDQLQTSYNTLTKERDQLQTSYTTLTKERDQLQTSNNTLTAERDQLQTSYNTLIKERDQLQSSNNTLTEERDQLQTSYNTLTKETDQLQTSYTTLTKERDQLQTSNNTLTAERDQLQTSYNTLIKERDQLQSSNNTLTKESYQLQTSNNTLTKERDQLQTSYNTLIKERDQLQTSNNTLTKESDQLQKDTECLKQSLVQKVCPQGWKKLGSSCYYVSTEYKSWKESRQDCRDRGADLVVINSEDDQTFVNWLCGVKNYVWIGLTDSVTEGTWKWVDDTPLTTTYWNSKEPNGWRAENCAYFYSWSSDTGEWWDYECSYKYRWICEK